From one Lycium ferocissimum isolate CSIRO_LF1 chromosome 5, AGI_CSIRO_Lferr_CH_V1, whole genome shotgun sequence genomic stretch:
- the LOC132056310 gene encoding L-type lectin-domain containing receptor kinase VIII.1-like, which produces MDYYYWFFFLFSILVSNLVTSSDDKVPTGPIINVTKHISFQDFNSNNPRLKQDLTLLGSAIISDEKTSVQIPDPEQQGDLKHLAGRAIYSSPVRLFDPVSQTSASFETTFSFQFEANSNSSNEPSDLGKSVGGSGLTFIIVPDELTVGRSGPWLGMLNDLCDDDYNTVAIEFDTRQNPEFGDPNDNHLGINLGSIVSTAAINASDVGVQLNDGSIHRVWISYDGKKRFIDIRLAPDGRGYPSKSVYSGSLDLSPYLNEYMFVGFSAATGNHTQIHNILSWNFTSISQASLRIPSAETCQNKIRLQNNRQAEIAHSKTPNSFFIFLSVVILLIIVLINLYFSSYKRDDNSNETIILPEKKQRPRPPNKARRFTIAEISSATRNFSELQILGSDEKSITYKATMLNGCNVVVKRFLTQFFNTHGFEKRQFHKEIKAISKIRHPNLVPIRGWCYDNQETIVVYDFIPNGSLDKWLFGVGVLPWTRRFKVVKALAESLLHLHSKQLAHKNVKSSSVFLDVSFRAVVGDFGFVLTSSGSTRFESTVSQTADVFEFGQVVLEIVAGRGRKSNRPGERDLLDLAWAMHEVQQKETLVDRRMGAIVNLDQAIRVLDIGLLCTLNENKGRPTMEEVMEFLNMEKPIPELPSGRPVCLFPYNSTTGLCSGYACTAFK; this is translated from the coding sequence ATGGATTACTATTACTGGTTCTTCTTCCTATTTTCCATACTCGTTAGTAATTTGGTTACGTCCTCGGACGACAAAGTCCCAACCGGACCTATAATTAACGTGACTAAGCATATCTCTTTTCAAGATTTCAATTCCAACAATCCTAGATTGAAGCAAGATCTTACACTTCTTGGCAGTGCCATCATCTCAGACGAAAAAACATCCGTCCAAATTCCTGACCCCGAGCAACAAGGCGATCTTAAGCATCTAGCAGGACGTGCTATATATTCTTCCCCTGTCCGTTTGTTTGATCCTGTATCTCAAACATCGGCTTCTTTTGAAACAACCTTCTCGTTTCAATTCGAAGCAAATTCCAATTCGAGCAATGAGCCATCAGATCTTGGCAAATCTGTTGGTGGTAGTGGCCTTACTTTTATTATCGTACCCGATGAATTAACTGTTGGTCGTTCTGGTCCGTGGCTTGGCATGCTGAACGATTTGTGCGACGATGATTATAACACAGTAGCTATTGAGTTTGATACTCGGCAGAACCCTGAATTTGGTGACCCAAATGACAATCACTTAGGCATCAATTTGGGAAGCATAGTTTCAACTGCAGCGATTAATGCTTCCGATGTTGGGGTTCAGTTGAATGACGGGTCAATTCACAGAGTTTGGATATCTTACGATGGGAAAAAACGTTTTATCGACATTCGTCTTGCACCTGATGGCAGAGGATATCCTTCTAAATCAGTCTACTCTGGTTCTCTTGACCTTTCTCCTTATTTGAATGAGTACATGTTCGTTGGATTTTCAGCTGCCACTGGTAACCATACACAAATCCATAACATCCTGTCCTGGAATTTCACTTCAATTAGTCAAGCTTCGCTTCGGATTCCTTCAGCAGAGACATGTCAGAATAAAATCAGGCTTCAAAACAATCGACAAGCTGAGATTGCACATAGTAAAACGCCTAATAGTTTCTTCATTTTCCTTTCCGTGGTCATTCTTCTCATAATTGTGCTTATTAACCTTTATTTTAGTAGCTACAAGCGAGACGACAATTCCAATGAAACAATCATTCTGCCCGAGAAAAAGCAGAGACCACGGCCACCAAATAAGGCGCGTCGCTTCACAATAGCTGAAATTTCCTCCGCAACTCGGAATTTCAGTGAGTTACAAATATTGGGCAGTGACGAGAAGAGTATTACATATAAGGCCACGATGCTGAACGGGTGCAACGTTGTTGTAAAACGATTTTTAACTCAGTTTTTCAACACCCACGGCTTTGAAAAGCGTCAGTTTCACAAAGAGATCAAGGCCATCAGCAAAATTCGCCACCCGAACTTGGTCCCAATTAGAGGATGGTGCTATGACAACCAAGAAACAATAGTCGTGTACGATTTTATCCCAAATGGAAGCCTCGATAAATGGCTGTTTGGTGTTGGTGTCTTGCCTTGGACAAGGCGTTTTAAGGTTGTTAAAGCTTTAGCTGAATCTCTTTTACACCTTCATTCAAAGCAACTTGCTCACAAGAATGTTAAAAGTAGCAGTGTTTTTCTTGACGTGAGCTTCAGAGCAGTAGTGGGTGATTTTGGATTCGTGCTAACTTCATCCGGGTCGACCCGGTTTGAGTCAACGGTGAGTCAGACAGCCGATGTGTTCGAGTTTGGTCAAGTTGTGCTAGAGATTGTTGCGGGTCGGGGCAGGAAGTCCAACCGACCCGGAGAACGGGACTTGTTGGATCTTGCATGGGCCATGCATGAGGTACAACAAAAGGAAACTCTCGTGGATCGACGAATGGGCGCGATCGTGAACCTGGATCAGGCAATTCGGGTATTGGATATCGGGTTGCTTTGTACGTTGAACGAGAACAAAGGGAGACCTACAATGGAAGAAGTTATGGAGTTCTTGAATATGGAGAAACCGATTCCTGAGTTACCATCGGGTCGACCCGTTTGTTTGTTCCCGTACAACAGCACCACAGGCTTGTGCAGTGGGTATGCTTGTACTGCATTCAAATGA